Proteins found in one Pocillopora verrucosa isolate sample1 chromosome 12, ASM3666991v2, whole genome shotgun sequence genomic segment:
- the LOC131781358 gene encoding probable G-protein coupled receptor 45, translating into MMVATNLTGSGTPPRTFQELACSFFLFGGLQQLTVSLSAVNILLSITAFLGSLLILVALHKDSSLHPPSKLLYRCLATTDLLVGLICQPLYATYWMSLAYEKKSLCRYAKDAGFITSYALCGVSLLTMTAISVDRLLALLLRLRYTQIVTLKRTYIIVAMFWVLSGLAASCFLLDYRITFLYGRIVIPSCLLISIVSYTKIFRTLSHHQAQVQDHIQQQPSHSNELNIARYRKAVNGALWVQLALVVCYAPEIVVEIVMAYSEISSSHLVIKAIAVFLIFFNSTLNPFLYCWKIKEVRQAATQTIKQTLCCPRS; encoded by the coding sequence ATGATGGTGGCAACAAATTTGACAGGAAGTGGAACACCGCCGAGAACATTTCAAGAACTGGCATGCtccttctttttgtttggtgGACTACAACAGCTAACCGTTTCTCTTTCAGCAGTCAATATTTTgctctccatcacagcatttcttgggagTTTACTCATCCTcgttgcccttcacaaggatTCTTCCCTTCACccaccgtccaaactcttgtatcgttgtctggcaacaactgatctgttggttggtcttatTTGCCAGCCTCTCTATGCTACGTATTGGATGTCCTTGGCTTACGAAAAGAAgagtctttgtcgatacgcaaAGGACGCAGGCTTCATAACAAGCTACGCATTATGTGGAGTGTCTCTACTTAcgatgacggccataagcgtggataGACTTCTTGCTCTGTTGTTAAGACTGAGATACACacaaattgtaactttaaaaCGCACATACATCATTGTAGCGATGTTTTGGGTTTTGTCTGGTCTTGCAGCTTCATGCTTCCTTTTAGATTACCGTATAACCTTTTTGTACGGCCGTATCGTTATCCCATCTTGTTTGCTTATTTCAATCGTCTCGTACACCAAGATTTTTCGCACTCTCAGTCATCATCAGGCACAAGTACAAGATCAtattcaacaacagccgagccatTCAAATGAGTTGAATATCGCtcgatacagaaaggcagtaaacggtgcactgtgggtgcagttggcattagttgtttgttatgcacCGGAAATTGTAGTGGAAATTGTGATGGCATACAGTGAAATATCTTCATCACATTTAGTCATCAAGGCTATCGcggttttcttaattttcttcaactcgacGTTAAATCcttttctttactgctggaagataaaaGAAGTAAGACAAGCAGCTACGCAGACAATCAAGCAAACACTTTGCTGTCCGCGGAGTTAG
- the LOC131781334 gene encoding G-protein-signaling modulator 2-like, producing MGSSLCSRLRKWRKKFSAKKTDDRETLNVNGDVVDREESSKEKLREILKEEDVEEIRVASQTKEDLRELIEDLKQQLAKHRCNKPEKEKLLLELGHAHYKLCKFPSAKDYYEQYFSLVKRQRSLIHLQRAYCNLGCVHRRLGDFEKATEYFEKGLAIAEELQNKSCQARMYNNLGNISEMQQDFEGAIYYQSQRRKIAESLKDGNSVSKANASIANAYHCLGNLRASIAYYERVVLWLRRKLVYQERQRSRLDLVSQLPIEDEQWV from the exons ATGGGATCTAGTCTCTGTTCTAGGCtaagaaaatggagaaaaaaattctcgGCAAAAAAGACTGACGATAGAGAGACTCTGAATGTTAATGGAGATGTTGTCGATAGAGAAGAATCGTCGAAAGAAAAGCTCAGGGAGATTTTAAAAGAGGAAGATGTTGAAGAAATAAGAGTCGCTTCGCAAACCAAGGAAGATCTAAGAGAGCTGATAGAAGATCTAAAGCAGCAATTGGCAAAGCATCGGTGCAATAAACCAGAGAAGGAAAAGTTATTGCTTGAGTTAGGTCACGCTCACTACAAATTGTGTAAGTTCCCTTCTGCCAAAGATTACTACGAGCAGTATTTTAGTCTGGTGAAACGGCAACGTTCGTTAATTCATTTACAGAGAGCTTACTGCAACCTGGGATGTGTTCATAGAAGGCTCGGTGATTTCGAAAAGGCCACAGAGTACTTCGAAAAAGGTCTAGCGATTGCTGAAGagttacaaaacaaaagttgtcaAGCGAGGATGTACAACAATCTCGGAAACATCTCCGAGATGCAGCAAGACTTTGAAGGTGCCATTTATTATCAGTCACAAAGGCGAAAGATTGCCGAAAGTTTAAAAGACGGTAACAGCGTGTCGAAGGCCAACGCGAGTATTGCTAACGCATATCACTGCTTGGGGAATTTGAGGGCGAGCATTGCTTATTATGAAAGAGTTGTGCTTTGGTTAAGGAGAAAACTAG TTTATCAGGAGCGACAAAGAAGTAGATTGGATCTTGTGTCACAGTTGCCAATTGAAGACGAACAGTGGGTGTAG
- the LOC131781338 gene encoding melanocyte-stimulating hormone receptor-like has product MCLNCTETTKDSASKASPNSLFYCTERENFKWIFNEDGNDYSWNILVIIRSVASPCIVLLNTLAIITMQNTNILRKKWTILLSSMAVTDLLIGVLDIPATVTVDVLIVYRVSFPYICHLDWASFCLSNILLACSVYHLTAIALERYVAIRRWMDYQVIARRSRLRKLALATWLWTIFTACPAFIMQDLRVSRNAVKAWMLSELVVITGCLILILYFYLVVFLEVRKSKIADIRRFNVLITKKAEYKIATTTALLSFVAFFSFLPAGTAFIFVDIFPVIQTNQYFIFRSTQSLAQLNSLLNPILYCFRNPQFWKVLKEMVGIKGNTDFQPWLKRTRHNQEKITNYSLKDKRRVEKHKNLSKSKSFSEGFLSDPNRKMEMLPRRSLSCPIPRSEARATFIYGQKQQAH; this is encoded by the coding sequence ATGTGCCTAAACTGTACAGAAACAACCAAAGACTCTGCTAGCAAGGCAAGTCCAAATTCACTTTTCTATTGcacagaaagagaaaatttcaaatggaTCTTCAACGAAGATGGGAACGATTACAGCTGGAATATTCTTGTCATCATCCGATCTGTTGCATCTCCTTGTATCGTACTTTTAAACACTCTCGCTATCATTACCATGCAGAACacgaacattttaagaaagaagtGGACCATTTTACTATCCAGCATGGCCGTAACAGATCTTCTCATTGGGGTCTTAGATATTCCTGCGACAGTAACCGTTGATGTATTGATTGTTTACCGAGTCTCGTTTCCGTATATTTGCCACTTAGACTGGGCCAGTTTTTGCCTCAGTAATATCCTTTTAGCATGTTCAGTATATCATTTGACAGCTATTGCCCTGGAGAGGTACGTGGCGATTCGAAGGTGGATGGACTACCAAGTTATTGCCAGAAGAAGCCGTCTCAGAAAGTTGGCTTTAGCCACTTGGTTGTGGACAATTTTTACAGCATGCCCAGCTTTTATCATGCAGGATTTGAGAGTTTCCAGGAATGCTGTGAAAGCTTGGATGTTGAGCGAACTTGTCGTGATAACTGGTTGTCTAATCCTTATTCTGTATTTCTATTTGGTGGTGTTTCTGGAAGTGCGAAAAAGCAAGATAGCTGACATCCGTCGGTTCAAtgtattaataacaaaaaaagcagaATACAAAATTGCTACAACGACTGCCCTATTAAGCTTTGTtgccttcttttcttttctgccaGCCGGAACTGCATTTATATTCGTAGATATTTTTCCCGTAATTCAAACAAACCAGTATTTTATTTTCCGTTCAACACAAAGTCTAGCACAGTTAAACTCTCTGCTGAATCCAATCCTCTACTGTTTCAGAAATCCTCAGTTCTGGAAAGTTCTGAAAGAAATGGTAGGAATAAAAGGTAACACAGACTTTCAGCCATGGCTAAAAAGAACACGACACAACCAAGAAAAGATTACAAACTATTCACTGAAAGACAAACGAAGGGTGGAGAAGCATAAGAACTTGAGCAAATCAAAATCCTTCAGCGAAGGCTTCCTTTCAGATCCAAatagaaaaatggaaatgttaCCGAGGAGGTCATTGTCCTGCCCCATTCCTCGCAGTGAGGCCAGAGCAACATTTATCTACGGTCAGAAACAACAGGCACATTGA
- the LOC131781306 gene encoding TLC domain-containing protein 4 produces the protein MNGFDVGEHKRELKDFSLCFYTSAASFVLCLFLFYFVSPRFSARISSGYCELSVAKKTDWDTRIGSNLHAVVVSTISLYCFIFDVETASNPIKNDGVLVRVGVAITLGYILADFLIIVWSYKYIGDLFTLVHHLMAISAYYFVVVSGVLPYFANVRQLAEISTPFVNQRWFFDAVGHQRSSSSFIINGYVMGASFFFCRILMMPIYYYKCYLVWGSEEQLQLGALINFFWISTCIVLDIINLYWFTKIVKGAMKLTQKLKDRKD, from the exons ATGAATGGATTTG ATGTTGGTGAACATAAGAGGGAGCTGAAGGACTTCAGTCTTTGTTTCTATACATCAGCAGCTAGTTTTGTACtctgcttgtttttattttattttgtgagCCCAAGATTCTCAGCACGGATCTCCTCAGGATACTGCGAGCTCAGTGTTGCCAAAAAAACTGACTGGGACACAAG GATCGGTTCAAATTTGCATGCAGTGGTTGTCAGCACAATCAGTTTGTATTGCTTCATATTTGATGTGGAAACAGCTTCCAATCCAATCAA AAATGATGGGGTGTTAGTAAGAGTTGGAGTAGCTATTACATTGGGGTACATTTTAGCAG ATTTCCTTATCATAGTCTGGTCCTACAAGTACATTGGAGATTTGTTTACTTTGGTTCACCACCTCATGGCAATATCAGCATATTATTTTGTTGTG GTCAGTGGGGTTTTGCCTTACTTTGCTAATGTTCGTCAACTTGCAGAGATCTCCACCCCATTTGTGAATCAGAG GTGGTTTTTTGATGCTGTTGGTCATCAGAGGTCATCTAGCAGCTTCATCATCAATGGATATGTTATGGGtgcttctttcttcttctgCCGTATACTAATGATGCCCATTTACTATTACAAGTGTTATTTGGTCTGGGGAAGTGAAGAACAACTGCAGCTGGgtgcacttattaattttttctggaTTTCTACCTGCATTGTGCTGGACATAATAAACTTATATTGGTTTACCAAGATAGTTAAGGGTGCAATGAAGCTGACTCAAAAGCTTAAAGATCGTAAAGACTGA
- the LOC131781332 gene encoding UDP-N-acetylglucosamine transferase subunit ALG14-like: MFYVLFVVVLFLVLLLILRTVYVLKKKRNQGSLDRRKSAKVMVVAGSGGHTSEMLRLMGSLSSCYQPRIYIVAETDKMSEDKINSFEKSKKKEDEDKSGFKIVKIPRSREVRQSWLSSIFTTLNALTFSFPVVLQEKPDLILCNGPGTCIPINVAAFVLKIFGVRDITMVFVESICRVKTLSLSGKIMYCFADYFIVQWQQLQTIFPKSIYLGRLV, from the exons ATGTTCTACGTACTTTTTGTTGTAGTTCTTTTCTTAGTTCTCTTACTGATACTTCGCACTGTATATgtgctgaagaaaaaaagaaatcaaggtTCTTTGGACAGGAGAAAGTCAGCTAAAGTAATGGTGGTTGCCGGCTCAG gTGGTCATACTTCAGAGATGCTCAGACTTATGGGCTCACTGTCTTCTTGTTATCAACCAAGGATCTATATTGTTGCTGAGACTGATAAAATGAGTGAAGACAAGATTAATAGTTTTGAAAAATCTAAGAAGAAGGAAGATGAGGATAAATCAGGG tttaaaatagttaaaattcCACGAAGTAGAGAAGTACGTCAATCATGGCTTTCTTCAATCTTTACAACTTTGAATGCCttgactttttcatttcctgttgTATTGCAAGAGAAACCAGATTTG atTCTTTGTAATGGTCCAGGAACATGCATTCCAATTAATGTAGCAGCATTTGtgttaaaa atttttggTGTAAGGGATATTACGATGGTGTTTGTTGAGAGCATTTGCAGAGTAAAGACATTATCACTATCTGGGAAAATCATGTACTGCTTTGCagattattttattgttcaatGGCAACAGCTCCAGACAATTTTTCCCAAGTCCATTTACCTTGGACGGCTGGTGTAG